The Vicia villosa cultivar HV-30 ecotype Madison, WI linkage group LG1, Vvil1.0, whole genome shotgun sequence genome includes a region encoding these proteins:
- the LOC131641342 gene encoding serine/threonine-protein kinase/endoribonuclease IRE1a-like encodes MKLLFLFRISFFLFILNQLSSLNAVSPTSRSLLSLPPKAETALIATLDGTLYLMDSQEDGSMRVIWSFSTGSPIYSSYQAPVNKDCCKENNESAAAPAPVSGFVECGDDWSLYMHDKHFGKMRISESIAEFVLRTPTISDDGAVILGSKEISLFEVDAKTGSIIQIHAKSDPDNIFAPLSDARKSVRNIMSADHKDLADPKKLNSSQTLLKIFRTDYSLRSVSPNSGSVLWNLTVAEFEAVLLCQHTTFEVEDGYFSDSGLNFAMPYPCQEMQNVFRVKKKFLLESLITESVHGAFHESDILSVAASDLMIPLQPSIDRLPQPLIEVTSPGDVYLHKKSGWSTPLPSMLFTVFLLVSGFSLIIFLLVKVIKNQDISKDQNKDSELKNSPAKRKKTHKSGKNRGTNDKMEKHLTSEDDALTPKDANGEAWKNLNQADEGVDGRRIGKLFVSNEEIAKGSNGTIVLDGRYEGRPVAVKRLVKTHHSVAYKEIQNLIVSDRHPNIVRWHGVEYDQDFIYLALERCTCNLDDLIQIYSDISEDSIFRKDQALELIKGKMETGKHDTQYLWKENGYPSPLLLKLMRDIVSGVVHLHELGIIHRDLKPQNVLINKEKSLCAKLSDMGISKRLLENMSSLGHNATGGGSSGWQAPEQLDQGRQTRAVDIFSLGCVLFFCMTGGRHPFGQNLERDINIMKNRKNLFLVQFIPEAEDLISCLLNPKPNLRPNAIEVLHHPFFWSPDTRLSFLRDTSDRVELEDREISSNLLRALESIATTALGGKWDEKMEPTFIANIGRYRRYKFNSVRDLLRVMRNKLNHYGELPQEIQELVGPVPEGYNDYFANRFPRLLIEVYNVICKHCKEEECFQRYFKNDD; translated from the exons ATGAAACTCCTCTTTCTCTTCCGCATTTCCTTCTTCCTCTTCATCCTCAACCAACTCTCCTCCCTCAACGCCGTTTCTCCCACATCACGTTCCCTTCTCTCCCTTCCtcc TAAGGCAGAAACAGCGCTGATTGCTACGTTAGATGGGACGCTGTATTTAATGGACAGTCAAGAGGATGGTTCCATGAGGGTGATATGGTCGTTCTCGACCGGTTCGCCGATATACAGTTCGTATCAAGCTCCTGTAAATAAGGACTGTTGTAAAGAAAATAATGAATCTGCAGCTGCACCAGCACCGGTTAGCGGGTTTGTGGAGTGTGGGGATGATTGGTCTTTGTATATGCATGACAAGCACTTTGGTAAAATG AGAATCTCAGAGTCTATTGCAGAATTTGTACTTCGTACACCTACAATTTCAGATGATGGAGCTGTTATACTTGGATCCAAAGAAATCAGTTTATTTGAAGTAGATGCTAAAACTGGATCGATCATTCAAATCCACGCCAAGTCTGATCCTGATAATATTTTCGCACCTTTGAGTGATGCTAGGAAGAGCGTTAGAAATATCATGAGTGCAGATCATAAAGATTTAGCTGATCCTAAGAAGCTAAATTCATCCCAGACGCTGCTCAAGATTTTTAGGACAGATTATTCTCTGCGATCTGTTAGCCCCAACTCGGGAAGCGTATTGTGGAATTTGACAGTAGCTGAATTCGAGGCTGTATTATTGTGCCAACATACTACATTTGAGGTAGAGGATGGATATTTTTCTGATAGTGGACTCAATTTTGCGATGCCTTACCCATGTCAAGAGATGCAAAATGTCTTCCGCGTGAAAAAAAAATTTCTGTTAGAATCTTTAATCACTGAAAGTGTACACGGGGCTTTTCATGAAAGTGATATACTCTCAGTGGCTGCCTCAGATCTGATGATTCCATTGCAACCTAGTATTGATAGACTCCCTCAGCCTCTCATTGAGGTTACTTCACCGGGTGATGTTTATTTGCACAAGAAGAGTGGATGGTCAACTCCATTACCTAGTATGTTGTTTACGGTTTTTCTTTTGGTGTCGGGCTTTTCACTCATCATCTTTCTTCTGGTGAAAGTGATTAAGAATCAAGATATATCAAAGGACCAAAATAAAGACTCTGAATTGAAAAATTCACCTGCCAAGAGAAAGAAAACACACAAGTCAGGAAAGAACCGTGGCACTAATGATAAAATGGAAAAACATCTTACTTCAGAAGATGATGCACTGACACCAAAAGATGCTAATGGAGAAGCATGGAAGAACTTAAATCAAGCTGATGAAGGTGTTGATGGACGAAGAATTGGTAAGTTATTCGTTTCAAATGAAGAGATTGCTAAGGGAAGCAATGGTACCATTGTCCTTGATGGAAGATATGAAGGCCGACCGGTTGCAGTCAAGCGTCTTGTCAAAACTCATCATAGTGTAGCCTATAAAGAAATCCAAAACCTCATTGTGTCTGACCGTCATCCAAACATTGTCAGATGGCATGGGGTGGAGTATGATCAAGATTTTATTTACCTTGCACTGGAACGCTGTACTTGCAACTTAGACGACTTGATTCAAATTTATTCAGATATATCAGAAGATTCCATTTTTAGGAAGGACCAAGCACTCGAATTGATAAAAGGAAAAATGGAGACAGGAAAGCATGATACACAGTATCTTTGGAAAGAAAATGGCTATCCATCACCTCTATTACTGAAATTGATGAG AGATATTGTTTCCGGGGTTGTTCATTTGCATGAACTAGGAATAATACATCGAGATTTGAAACCCCAAAATGTTCTAATAAACAAGGAAAAATCCCTATGTGCGAAGCTTTCTGACATGGGCATTAGCAAACGACTTCTTGAAAATATGTCCTCTTTGGGTCATAATGCTACTG GTGGGGGCAGTTCAGGTTGGCAAGCCCCAGAACAGCTTGATCAAGGACGTCAAACACGAGCTGTAGATATATTCAGTTTAGGTTGTGTTCTTTTTTTCTGTATGACTGGGGGAAGACATCCATTTGGACAAAATCTTGAACGTGACATCAATATTATGAAAAATCGAAAGAATTTATTCTTAGTTCAGTTCATTCCAGAAGCTGAGGATCTTATTAGCTGTTTATTAAACCCTAAACCTAATCTAAG GCCGAATGCGATTGAAGTATTGCACCATCCTTTTTTTTGGAGTCCCGACACAAGACTTTCATTTTTACGTGACACCAGTGACAGGGTGGAACTGGAAGATAGAGAGATTAGTTCTAATCTTTTGCGGGCTTTAGAAAGCATTGCTACAACAGCCTTAGGTGGTAAATGGGATGAAAAGATGGAACCAACTTTCATTGCTAACATTGGTCGTTACCGGCGCTATAAGTTTAACAGTGTTCGAGACTTGTTGCGCGTTATGAGAAACAAGCTAAATCATTATGGAGAATTGCCACAAGAAATCCAG GAACTAGTTGGACCTGTTCCTGAAGGATACAATGACTACTTTGCAAACCGATTCCCAAGACTCTTGATTGAAGTGTATAATGTCATATGCAAGCACTGCAAGGAGGAAGAGTGTtttcaaaggtattttaaaaatgatgatTAG
- the LOC131641350 gene encoding exosome complex exonuclease RRP44 homolog A-like, whose amino-acid sequence MLHNKSFVKKTKGGKVMKQVREHYLRDDIYCGSPSCTVCDSSGARLSDSASTILVVDTNVVLNQIDLLENSAIDDVVVLSIVLEEVKNKNMSVYNRLRAICSNSNRKFFVFSNEYHRDTYVKEMSGETKNDRNDRAIRVAAQWYQKHLGGAVKVLLVTNDKENKRKASEEGICAETVESYVKSLDRPDLLDLLVRPSSEDAEMEDVEDHRPSKRKVIYSEHKPMSEITSGLHRGIYHQGKLRVNRYNPFEAYVGSESIGDEIIIYGRSNMNRAFDGDIVAVELLPEDQWQGEKSLSIVGEEEEDEDEDVHLAPNSADDAPRTTTQQGSTGVTNAGSSRPSGRIVGIIKRNWHSYCGSLEPMPMPGGSRGVAYALFVSKDRRFPKIRIQTRQLENLLDKRIMVSVDSWDRQSRYPSGHYVRTIGEIGDRDTESEVVLIENDINSRPFSAQVLACLPPLPWSVSSEDLSIPFRQDLRHLRVFSVDPPGCKDIDDALHCYALPNGNFEVGVHIADVTNFVFPGTPLDDEASQRGTSVYLVERRIDMLPKPLTEDVCSLRSDVERLAFSVIWEMTPEADIISTRYTKSVIKSTAALSYVEAQARMDDSRLMDPVTTDLRNMNSLAKKMRLRRIERGALTLASAEVKFQIDTETHDPLDIGMYQIREANQMVEEFMLAANVSVAQQILKSFPLCSLLRRHPTPTKEMLEPLLRVSAAIGLNLDVSSSKALADSLDLAVGGDPYFNKLIRILATRCMSQAVYFCSGDLSPPEYHHYGLATPLYTHFTSPIRRYADVIVHRLLAASIGISKLPSVFQDRLQLTSIADNLNYRHRNAQMAGRASVELHTLIYFRKRPTDTEARIVKIRSNGFFVFVPKYGIEGPVYLTTRAEKGSGEWYVDEQEQKIKKMDGSLSYSILQTVQIHMEVVEPQPNRPKLQLTLI is encoded by the exons ATGCTTCACAACAAGTCTTTCGTTAAGAAAACCAAAGGTGGCAAAGTCATGAAG CAAGTGAGGGAACACTACTTGCGGGATGATATATATTGTGGTTCTCCGTCTTGCACTGTCTGCGATTCTTCTGGTGCTCGACTTAGTGATTCTGCTTCCACAATTCTTGTTGTTGACACCAATGTTGTTCTTAATCAG ATTGATTTGCTGGAAAATTCggccattgatgatgttgttgtactGTCCATTGTGCTGGAAGAGGTTAAGAACAAGAATATGTCTGTTTATAACCGGTTAAGAGCTATCTGTAGCAATTCAAATAGGAAATTCTTTGTTTTTTCCAATGAGTATCACAG GGATACATATGTTAAGGAAATGAGTGGGGAAACTAAAAATGACAGGAATGATAGAG CTATTCGAGTGGCTGCACAGTGGTATCAGAAGCATCTAGGTGGTGCAGTAAAGGTTTTGCTTGTAACTAATGATAAAGAGAATAAAAGGAAAGCTAGTGAAGAGGGCATTTGTGCAGAAACAG TTGAGTCATATGTCAAGTCTTTGGACCGACCTGATTTACTTGATCTGCTTGTGCGGCCTTCATCTGAAGATGCAGAGATGGAAGATGTTGAAGATCACAGACCATCCAAAAGGAAAGTAATTTATTCAGAG CATAAGCCAATGTCAGAAATCACATCTGGTTTGCATCGTGGAATATATCATCAAGGGAAACTCCGTGTAAACCGTTACAATCCATTTGAAGCATATGTTGGGAGTGAGAGCATTGGTGATGAAATAATTATATATGGGCGCTCTAACATGAACCGAGCTTTTGATGGTGATATTGTGGCAGTTGAACTTCTGCCTGAGGATCAATGGCAAGGGGAGAAGTCTCTATCTATAGTTGGCGAAG AAGAAGAGGATGAGGATGAAGATGTTCATCTAGCCCCAAATAGTGCTGATGATGCACCCAGAACTACTACTCAGCAAGGTTCTACCGGAGTAACAAATGCTGGATCCAGTCGTCCCTCTGGTCGCATTGTTGGTATTATAAAGAGAAACTGGCACTC GTATTGTGGATCTTTGGAGCCAATGCCTATGCCTGGAGGAAGTCGCGGTGTTGCCTATGCATTGTTTGTCTCTAAAGATCGTAGATTTCCCAAGATTCGTATCCAAACCCGCCAACTTGAGAACCTTTTGGACAAGAGGATTATGGTATCAGTTGATTCTTGGGATCGTCAATCTCGATATCCATCTGGCCATTATGTGCGGACTATAGGAGAGATAGGTGATAGAGAtactgaaagtgag GTGGTTTTGATAGAAAACGATATAAACTCAAGGCCATTCTCTGCACAAGTGCTAGCGTGTTTGCCACCATTGCCATGGTCAGTCTCTTCGGAAGATTTGTCCATTCCATTTAGGCAGGATTTGCGTCATTTGCGTGTCTTCAGTGTGGACCCTCCAG GCTGCAAGGATATTGATGATGCACTCCACTGCTATGCTCTTCCAAATGGAAACTTTGAAGTTGGAGTTC ACATTGCAGATGTTACAAATTTTGTGTTTCCTGGCACTCCACTCGATGACGAGGCTTCTCAAAGGGGCACATCTGTCTATCTTGTTGAGCGGAGAATAGATATGCTTCCGAAACCTTTAACAGAGG ATGTATGTTCTCTTCGTTCTGACGTGGAAAGGCTAGCATTCTCTGTCATATGG GAAATGACACCTGAAGCAGACATTATTTCCACCAGATACACAAAAAGTGTCATAAAATCTACGGCAGCATTATCTTATGTTGAAGCACAAGCGAGGATGGATGATAG CCGATTGATGGATCCAGTAACTACCGATTTGAGAAATATGAATAGTTTAGCCAAG AAAATGAGATTAAGGCGTATTGAGAGAGGAGCTTTGACTCTTGCATCTGCAGAAGTCAAATTTCAAATTGACACCGAGACTCATGATCCCCTTGATATTG GCATGTACCAAATCCGGGAAGCCAATCAGATGGTGGAGGAGTTTATGCTTGCTGCTAATGTTTCTGTTGCACAACAAATTCTTAAAAGCTTTCCTTTGTGTTCGCTATTAAG GCGACATCCGACTCCAACTAAAGAGATGCTTGAACCCTTGCTACGTGTTTCTGCTGCAATTGGCCTGAACTTGGATGTCTCATCATCTAAAGCATTagctgattctcttgaccttgccgtg GGTGGTGATCCATACTTCAACAAGTTGATCCGTATTCTTGCCACTAGATGCATGAGTCAG GCAGTTTATTTCTGTAGTGGAGATCTCAGCCCACCAGAATATCATCATTATGGGCTTGCAACTCCTTTATATACCCATTTCACATCACCTATAAGAAGATATGCAG ATGTCATTGTACACAGGCTACTTGCTGCTTCTATAGGAATATCCAAGTTGCCATCTGTATTTCAAGACAGGCTGCAACTCACCAGTATTGCAGACA ATTTAAATTATAGGCACAGGAATGCTCAGATGGCAGGGCGGGCCTCTGTAGAGCTGCATACTCTCATTTATTTCCGGAAGAG GCCAACAGATACGGAGGCTAGGATAGTAAAGATAAGATCTAATggattttttgtgtttgttccCAA ATACGGTATCGAAGGACCTGTATATTTGACAACAAGAGCTGAAAAGGGTAGTGGAGAATGGTATGTAGATGAACAAGAGCAAAAGATTAAAAAGATGGATGGAAGCCTTTCATACAGCATTTTGCAGACAGTACAAATTCACATGGAGGTTGTGGAGCCCCAGCCTAACCGGCCAAAACTTCAGCTTACTCTCATCTAG